Proteins encoded within one genomic window of Gadus macrocephalus chromosome 16, ASM3116895v1:
- the LOC132473902 gene encoding uncharacterized protein LOC132473902 isoform X3, giving the protein MSSSCLCSCLHPASVFMSSSCLCSCLHPASVHVFILPLFMSSPCLCSCLHPASVFMSSSCLCSCLHPASVLMSSPRLCSCLHPASVHVFTLPLFMSSPCLCSCLHPTSLFMSSPYLSVHVFILPLFMSSSCLCSCLHPASVHVFILPLFMSSSCLCSCYLPAAPAYFYRFYGVFSWKARRSLACLAPMPHAGSPPPPFGGHPRVPGSRRGHRLLPLVFGWRLQQLSLGVRSVVPEQAQMFPDVPSLEAALGHSREKEGTSSELRVPLGLQRREKKGSASHGDHPGRPVTVGLVTRQMIRPVQWRSDQYSGGQTQYSGGQRSDPVQWRSDQYSGGQTQYSGGQTSTVEVRPVQWRSDQYSGGQTSTVEVRPRPASFPPEELSAVPQTCGGPGPTHWFVGSAAAGAAGVCV; this is encoded by the exons ATGTCTTCatcctgcctctgttcatgtcttcaccctgc CTCCGTGTTCATGTCTTCatcctgcctctgttcatgtcttcaccctgcctctgttcatgtcttcatcctgcctctgttcatgtcttcaccctgcctctgttcatgtcTTCACCCTGCCTCCGTGTTCATGTCTTCatcctgcctctgttcatgtcTTCACCCTGCCTCCGTGTTGATGTCTTCACCCCGCCTCTGTTCATGTCTTCatcctgcctctgttcatgtcttcaccctgcctctgttcatgtcttcaccctgcctctgttcatgtcTTCACCCTACCTCCCTGTTCATGTCTTCACCCTACCTCTCTGTTCATGTCTTCatcctgcctctgttcatgtcttcatcctgcctctgttcatgtcttcatcctgcctctgttcatgtcttcatcctgcctctgttcatgtcttcatcctgcctctgttcatgttATCTTCCTGCCGCCCCTGCATATTTTTACCGGTTTTATGGAGTGTTTTCATGGAAGGCCAGGAGGAGCCTGGCTTGTTTGGCCCCGATGCCGCACGCAGGGAGCCCTCCACCCCCATTCGGAGGTCACCCCAGGGTGCCAGGGTCACGCAGAGGTCACCGTCTCCTCCCTCTGGTGTTTGGCTGGAGGCTGCAGCAGCTCTCTCTCGGAGTGCGGTCGGTTGTTCCAGAGCAGGCCCAGATGTTCCCAGATGTTCCCTCCCTGGAAGCGGCCCTGGGTCACtccagagagaaggaggggactTCCTCTGAGCTACGAGTTCCTCTGGGCCTCCAGCGCAGGGAGAAGAAGGGTTCAGCCTCACATGGAGATCATCCCGGGCGCCCTGTCACTGTTGGTTTAGTGACCAGGCAGATGATCAGACCAGTACAGTGGAGGTCAGACCAGTACAGTGGAGGTCAGACCCAGTAcagtggaggtcagaggtcagacccaGTACAGTGGCGGTCAGACCAGTACAGTGGAG gtcagacccaGTACAGTGGCGGTCAGACCAGTACAGTGGAGGTCAGACCAGTACAGTGGAGGTCAGACCAGTACAGTGGAGGTCAGACCAGTACAGTGGAGGTCCGACCCAGGCCTGCGTCCTTCCCTCCAGAGGAGCTCTCTGCTGTACCCCAGACCTGTGGGGGCCCAGGGCCGACCCACTGGTTTGTAGgtagtgctgctgctggtgctgctggtgtgtgcgtgtaa
- the LOC132473902 gene encoding uncharacterized protein LOC132473902 isoform X17 — protein sequence MSSSCLCSCLHPASVFMSSSCLCSCLHPASVHVFILPLFMSSPCLCSCLHPASVFMSSSCLCSCLHPASVLMSSPRLCSCLHPASVHVFTLPLFMSSPCLCSCLHPTSLFMSSPYLSVHVFILPLFMSSSCLCSCLHPASVHVFILPLFMSSSCLCSCYLPAAPAYFYRFYGVFSWKARRSLACLAPMPHAGSPPPPFGGHPRVPGSRRGHRLLPLVFGWRLQQLSLGVRSVVPEQAQMFPDVPSLEAALGHSREKEGTSSELRVPLGLQRREKKGSASHGDHPGRPVTVGLVTRQMIRPVQWRSDQYSGGQTQYSGGQASTVEVRPSTVEVRGQTQYSGGQTSTVEVRPRPASFPPEELSAVPQTCGGPGPTHWFVGSAAAGAAGVCV from the exons ATGTCTTCatcctgcctctgttcatgtcttcaccctgc CTCCGTGTTCATGTCTTCatcctgcctctgttcatgtcttcaccctgcctctgttcatgtcttcatcctgcctctgttcatgtcttcaccctgcctctgttcatgtcTTCACCCTGCCTCCGTGTTCATGTCTTCatcctgcctctgttcatgtcTTCACCCTGCCTCCGTGTTGATGTCTTCACCCCGCCTCTGTTCATGTCTTCatcctgcctctgttcatgtcttcaccctgcctctgttcatgtcttcaccctgcctctgttcatgtcTTCACCCTACCTCCCTGTTCATGTCTTCACCCTACCTCTCTGTTCATGTCTTCatcctgcctctgttcatgtcttcatcctgcctctgttcatgtcttcatcctgcctctgttcatgtcttcatcctgcctctgttcatgtcttcatcctgcctctgttcatgttATCTTCCTGCCGCCCCTGCATATTTTTACCGGTTTTATGGAGTGTTTTCATGGAAGGCCAGGAGGAGCCTGGCTTGTTTGGCCCCGATGCCGCACGCAGGGAGCCCTCCACCCCCATTCGGAGGTCACCCCAGGGTGCCAGGGTCACGCAGAGGTCACCGTCTCCTCCCTCTGGTGTTTGGCTGGAGGCTGCAGCAGCTCTCTCTCGGAGTGCGGTCGGTTGTTCCAGAGCAGGCCCAGATGTTCCCAGATGTTCCCTCCCTGGAAGCGGCCCTGGGTCACtccagagagaaggaggggactTCCTCTGAGCTACGAGTTCCTCTGGGCCTCCAGCGCAGGGAGAAGAAGGGTTCAGCCTCACATGGAGATCATCCCGGGCGCCCTGTCACTGTTGGTTTAGTGACCAGGCAGATGATCAGACCAGTACAGTGGAGGTCAGACCAGTACAGTGGAGGTCAGACCCAGTAcagtggag GTCAGGCCAGTACAGTGGAGGTCAGACCCAGTAcagtggaggtcagaggtcagacccaGTACAGTGGCGGTCAGACCAGTACAGTGGAG GTCCGACCCAGGCCTGCGTCCTTCCCTCCAGAGGAGCTCTCTGCTGTACCCCAGACCTGTGGGGGCCCAGGGCCGACCCACTGGTTTGTAGgtagtgctgctgctggtgctgctggtgtgtgcgtgtaa
- the LOC132473902 gene encoding uncharacterized protein LOC132473902 isoform X15 — protein sequence MSSSCLCSCLHPASVFMSSSCLCSCLHPASVHVFILPLFMSSPCLCSCLHPASVFMSSSCLCSCLHPASVLMSSPRLCSCLHPASVHVFTLPLFMSSPCLCSCLHPTSLFMSSPYLSVHVFILPLFMSSSCLCSCLHPASVHVFILPLFMSSSCLCSCYLPAAPAYFYRFYGVFSWKARRSLACLAPMPHAGSPPPPFGGHPRVPGSRRGHRLLPLVFGWRLQQLSLGVRSVVPEQAQMFPDVPSLEAALGHSREKEGTSSELRVPLGLQRREKKGSASHGDHPGRPVTVGLVTRQMIRPVQWRSDQYSGGQTQYSGGQTSTVEVRPVQWRSDPVQWRSDQYSGGQTSTVEVRPRPASFPPEELSAVPQTCGGPGPTHWFVGSAAAGAAGVCV from the exons ATGTCTTCatcctgcctctgttcatgtcttcaccctgc CTCCGTGTTCATGTCTTCatcctgcctctgttcatgtcttcaccctgcctctgttcatgtcttcatcctgcctctgttcatgtcttcaccctgcctctgttcatgtcTTCACCCTGCCTCCGTGTTCATGTCTTCatcctgcctctgttcatgtcTTCACCCTGCCTCCGTGTTGATGTCTTCACCCCGCCTCTGTTCATGTCTTCatcctgcctctgttcatgtcttcaccctgcctctgttcatgtcttcaccctgcctctgttcatgtcTTCACCCTACCTCCCTGTTCATGTCTTCACCCTACCTCTCTGTTCATGTCTTCatcctgcctctgttcatgtcttcatcctgcctctgttcatgtcttcatcctgcctctgttcatgtcttcatcctgcctctgttcatgtcttcatcctgcctctgttcatgttATCTTCCTGCCGCCCCTGCATATTTTTACCGGTTTTATGGAGTGTTTTCATGGAAGGCCAGGAGGAGCCTGGCTTGTTTGGCCCCGATGCCGCACGCAGGGAGCCCTCCACCCCCATTCGGAGGTCACCCCAGGGTGCCAGGGTCACGCAGAGGTCACCGTCTCCTCCCTCTGGTGTTTGGCTGGAGGCTGCAGCAGCTCTCTCTCGGAGTGCGGTCGGTTGTTCCAGAGCAGGCCCAGATGTTCCCAGATGTTCCCTCCCTGGAAGCGGCCCTGGGTCACtccagagagaaggaggggactTCCTCTGAGCTACGAGTTCCTCTGGGCCTCCAGCGCAGGGAGAAGAAGGGTTCAGCCTCACATGGAGATCATCCCGGGCGCCCTGTCACTGTTGGTTTAGTGACCAGGCAGATGATCAGACCAGTACAGTGGAGGTCAGACCAGTACAGTGGAGGTCAGACCCAGTAcagtggag GTCAGACCAGTACAGTGGAGGTCAGGCCAGTACAGTGGAGGTCAGACCCAGTAcagtggag GTCAGACCAGTACAGTGGAGGTCAGACCAGTACAGTGGAGGTCCGACCCAGGCCTGCGTCCTTCCCTCCAGAGGAGCTCTCTGCTGTACCCCAGACCTGTGGGGGCCCAGGGCCGACCCACTGGTTTGTAGgtagtgctgctgctggtgctgctggtgtgtgcgtgtaa
- the LOC132473902 gene encoding uncharacterized protein LOC132473902 isoform X4: MSSSCLCSCLHPASVFMSSSCLCSCLHPASVHVFILPLFMSSPCLCSCLHPASVFMSSSCLCSCLHPASVLMSSPRLCSCLHPASVHVFTLPLFMSSPCLCSCLHPTSLFMSSPYLSVHVFILPLFMSSSCLCSCLHPASVHVFILPLFMSSSCLCSCYLPAAPAYFYRFYGVFSWKARRSLACLAPMPHAGSPPPPFGGHPRVPGSRRGHRLLPLVFGWRLQQLSLGVRSVVPEQAQMFPDVPSLEAALGHSREKEGTSSELRVPLGLQRREKKGSASHGDHPGRPVTVGLVTRQMIRPVQWRSDQYSGGQTQYSGGQRSDPVQWRSDQYSGGQTSTVEVRPVQWRSDPVQWRSDQYSGGQTSTVEVRPRPASFPPEELSAVPQTCGGPGPTHWFVGSAAAGAAGVCV; encoded by the exons ATGTCTTCatcctgcctctgttcatgtcttcaccctgc CTCCGTGTTCATGTCTTCatcctgcctctgttcatgtcttcaccctgcctctgttcatgtcttcatcctgcctctgttcatgtcttcaccctgcctctgttcatgtcTTCACCCTGCCTCCGTGTTCATGTCTTCatcctgcctctgttcatgtcTTCACCCTGCCTCCGTGTTGATGTCTTCACCCCGCCTCTGTTCATGTCTTCatcctgcctctgttcatgtcttcaccctgcctctgttcatgtcttcaccctgcctctgttcatgtcTTCACCCTACCTCCCTGTTCATGTCTTCACCCTACCTCTCTGTTCATGTCTTCatcctgcctctgttcatgtcttcatcctgcctctgttcatgtcttcatcctgcctctgttcatgtcttcatcctgcctctgttcatgtcttcatcctgcctctgttcatgttATCTTCCTGCCGCCCCTGCATATTTTTACCGGTTTTATGGAGTGTTTTCATGGAAGGCCAGGAGGAGCCTGGCTTGTTTGGCCCCGATGCCGCACGCAGGGAGCCCTCCACCCCCATTCGGAGGTCACCCCAGGGTGCCAGGGTCACGCAGAGGTCACCGTCTCCTCCCTCTGGTGTTTGGCTGGAGGCTGCAGCAGCTCTCTCTCGGAGTGCGGTCGGTTGTTCCAGAGCAGGCCCAGATGTTCCCAGATGTTCCCTCCCTGGAAGCGGCCCTGGGTCACtccagagagaaggaggggactTCCTCTGAGCTACGAGTTCCTCTGGGCCTCCAGCGCAGGGAGAAGAAGGGTTCAGCCTCACATGGAGATCATCCCGGGCGCCCTGTCACTGTTGGTTTAGTGACCAGGCAGATGATCAGACCAGTACAGTGGAGGTCAGACCAGTACAGTGGAGGTCAGACCCAGTAcagtggaggtcagaggtcagacccaGTACAGTGGCGGTCAGACCAGTACAGTGGAGGTCAGACCAGTACAGTGGAGGTCAGGCCAGTACAGTGGAGGTCAGACCCAGTAcagtggag GTCAGACCAGTACAGTGGAGGTCAGACCAGTACAGTGGAGGTCCGACCCAGGCCTGCGTCCTTCCCTCCAGAGGAGCTCTCTGCTGTACCCCAGACCTGTGGGGGCCCAGGGCCGACCCACTGGTTTGTAGgtagtgctgctgctggtgctgctggtgtgtgcgtgtaa
- the LOC132473902 gene encoding uncharacterized protein LOC132473902 isoform X2, translating into MSSSCLCSCLHPASVFMSSSCLCSCLHPASVHVFILPLFMSSPCLCSCLHPASVFMSSSCLCSCLHPASVLMSSPRLCSCLHPASVHVFTLPLFMSSPCLCSCLHPTSLFMSSPYLSVHVFILPLFMSSSCLCSCLHPASVHVFILPLFMSSSCLCSCYLPAAPAYFYRFYGVFSWKARRSLACLAPMPHAGSPPPPFGGHPRVPGSRRGHRLLPLVFGWRLQQLSLGVRSVVPEQAQMFPDVPSLEAALGHSREKEGTSSELRVPLGLQRREKKGSASHGDHPGRPVTVGLVTRQMIRPVQWRSDQYSGGQTQYSGGQASTVEVRPSTVEVRGQTQYSGGQTSTVEVRPVQWRSDQYSGGQTSTVEVRPRPASFPPEELSAVPQTCGGPGPTHWFVGSAAAGAAGVCV; encoded by the exons ATGTCTTCatcctgcctctgttcatgtcttcaccctgc CTCCGTGTTCATGTCTTCatcctgcctctgttcatgtcttcaccctgcctctgttcatgtcttcatcctgcctctgttcatgtcttcaccctgcctctgttcatgtcTTCACCCTGCCTCCGTGTTCATGTCTTCatcctgcctctgttcatgtcTTCACCCTGCCTCCGTGTTGATGTCTTCACCCCGCCTCTGTTCATGTCTTCatcctgcctctgttcatgtcttcaccctgcctctgttcatgtcttcaccctgcctctgttcatgtcTTCACCCTACCTCCCTGTTCATGTCTTCACCCTACCTCTCTGTTCATGTCTTCatcctgcctctgttcatgtcttcatcctgcctctgttcatgtcttcatcctgcctctgttcatgtcttcatcctgcctctgttcatgtcttcatcctgcctctgttcatgttATCTTCCTGCCGCCCCTGCATATTTTTACCGGTTTTATGGAGTGTTTTCATGGAAGGCCAGGAGGAGCCTGGCTTGTTTGGCCCCGATGCCGCACGCAGGGAGCCCTCCACCCCCATTCGGAGGTCACCCCAGGGTGCCAGGGTCACGCAGAGGTCACCGTCTCCTCCCTCTGGTGTTTGGCTGGAGGCTGCAGCAGCTCTCTCTCGGAGTGCGGTCGGTTGTTCCAGAGCAGGCCCAGATGTTCCCAGATGTTCCCTCCCTGGAAGCGGCCCTGGGTCACtccagagagaaggaggggactTCCTCTGAGCTACGAGTTCCTCTGGGCCTCCAGCGCAGGGAGAAGAAGGGTTCAGCCTCACATGGAGATCATCCCGGGCGCCCTGTCACTGTTGGTTTAGTGACCAGGCAGATGATCAGACCAGTACAGTGGAGGTCAGACCAGTACAGTGGAGGTCAGACCCAGTAcagtggag GTCAGGCCAGTACAGTGGAGGTCAGACCCAGTAcagtggaggtcagaggtcagacccaGTACAGTGGCGGTCAGACCAGTACAGTGGAGGTCAGACCAGTACAGTGGAGGTCAGACCAGTACAGTGGAGGTCAGACCAGTACAGTGGAGGTCCGACCCAGGCCTGCGTCCTTCCCTCCAGAGGAGCTCTCTGCTGTACCCCAGACCTGTGGGGGCCCAGGGCCGACCCACTGGTTTGTAGgtagtgctgctgctggtgctgctggtgtgtgcgtgtaa
- the LOC132473902 gene encoding uncharacterized protein LOC132473902 isoform X33 gives MSSSCLCSCLHPASVFMSSSCLCSCLHPASVHVFILPLFMSSPCLCSCLHPASVFMSSSCLCSCLHPASVLMSSPRLCSCLHPASVHVFTLPLFMSSPCLCSCLHPTSLFMSSPYLSVHVFILPLFMSSSCLCSCLHPASVHVFILPLFMSSSCLCSCYLPAAPAYFYRFYGVFSWKARRSLACLAPMPHAGSPPPPFGGHPRVPGSRRGHRLLPLVFGWRLQQLSLGVRSVVPEQAQMFPDVPSLEAALGHSREKEGTSSELRVPLGLQRREKKGSASHGDHPGRPVTVGLVTRQMIRPVQWRSDQYSGGQTHTVEVRPVQWRSDQYSGGQTSTVEVRPRPASFPPEELSAVPQTCGGPGPTHWFVGSAAAGAAGVCV, from the exons ATGTCTTCatcctgcctctgttcatgtcttcaccctgc CTCCGTGTTCATGTCTTCatcctgcctctgttcatgtcttcaccctgcctctgttcatgtcttcatcctgcctctgttcatgtcttcaccctgcctctgttcatgtcTTCACCCTGCCTCCGTGTTCATGTCTTCatcctgcctctgttcatgtcTTCACCCTGCCTCCGTGTTGATGTCTTCACCCCGCCTCTGTTCATGTCTTCatcctgcctctgttcatgtcttcaccctgcctctgttcatgtcttcaccctgcctctgttcatgtcTTCACCCTACCTCCCTGTTCATGTCTTCACCCTACCTCTCTGTTCATGTCTTCatcctgcctctgttcatgtcttcatcctgcctctgttcatgtcttcatcctgcctctgttcatgtcttcatcctgcctctgttcatgtcttcatcctgcctctgttcatgttATCTTCCTGCCGCCCCTGCATATTTTTACCGGTTTTATGGAGTGTTTTCATGGAAGGCCAGGAGGAGCCTGGCTTGTTTGGCCCCGATGCCGCACGCAGGGAGCCCTCCACCCCCATTCGGAGGTCACCCCAGGGTGCCAGGGTCACGCAGAGGTCACCGTCTCCTCCCTCTGGTGTTTGGCTGGAGGCTGCAGCAGCTCTCTCTCGGAGTGCGGTCGGTTGTTCCAGAGCAGGCCCAGATGTTCCCAGATGTTCCCTCCCTGGAAGCGGCCCTGGGTCACtccagagagaaggaggggactTCCTCTGAGCTACGAGTTCCTCTGGGCCTCCAGCGCAGGGAGAAGAAGGGTTCAGCCTCACATGGAGATCATCCCGGGCGCCCTGTCACTGTTGGTTTAGTGACCAGGCAGATGATCAGACCAGTACAGTGGAGGTCAGACCAGTACAGTGGAGGTCAGACCCA TACAGTGGAGGTCAGACCAGTACAGTGGAGGTCAGACCAGTACAGTGGAGGTCAGACCAGTACAGTGGAGGTCCGACCCAGGCCTGCGTCCTTCCCTCCAGAGGAGCTCTCTGCTGTACCCCAGACCTGTGGGGGCCCAGGGCCGACCCACTGGTTTGTAGgtagtgctgctgctggtgctgctggtgtgtgcgtgtaa
- the LOC132473902 gene encoding uncharacterized protein LOC132473902 isoform X28 codes for MSSSCLCSCLHPASVFMSSSCLCSCLHPASVHVFILPLFMSSPCLCSCLHPASVFMSSSCLCSCLHPASVLMSSPRLCSCLHPASVHVFTLPLFMSSPCLCSCLHPTSLFMSSPYLSVHVFILPLFMSSSCLCSCLHPASVHVFILPLFMSSSCLCSCYLPAAPAYFYRFYGVFSWKARRSLACLAPMPHAGSPPPPFGGHPRVPGSRRGHRLLPLVFGWRLQQLSLGVRSVVPEQAQMFPDVPSLEAALGHSREKEGTSSELRVPLGLQRREKKGSASHGDHPGRPVTVGLVTRQMIRPVQWRSDQYSGGQTHTVEVRPVQWRSGQYSGGQTSTVEVRPVQWRSDQYSGGPTQACVLPSRGALCCTPDLWGPRADPLVCR; via the exons ATGTCTTCatcctgcctctgttcatgtcttcaccctgc CTCCGTGTTCATGTCTTCatcctgcctctgttcatgtcttcaccctgcctctgttcatgtcttcatcctgcctctgttcatgtcttcaccctgcctctgttcatgtcTTCACCCTGCCTCCGTGTTCATGTCTTCatcctgcctctgttcatgtcTTCACCCTGCCTCCGTGTTGATGTCTTCACCCCGCCTCTGTTCATGTCTTCatcctgcctctgttcatgtcttcaccctgcctctgttcatgtcttcaccctgcctctgttcatgtcTTCACCCTACCTCCCTGTTCATGTCTTCACCCTACCTCTCTGTTCATGTCTTCatcctgcctctgttcatgtcttcatcctgcctctgttcatgtcttcatcctgcctctgttcatgtcttcatcctgcctctgttcatgtcttcatcctgcctctgttcatgttATCTTCCTGCCGCCCCTGCATATTTTTACCGGTTTTATGGAGTGTTTTCATGGAAGGCCAGGAGGAGCCTGGCTTGTTTGGCCCCGATGCCGCACGCAGGGAGCCCTCCACCCCCATTCGGAGGTCACCCCAGGGTGCCAGGGTCACGCAGAGGTCACCGTCTCCTCCCTCTGGTGTTTGGCTGGAGGCTGCAGCAGCTCTCTCTCGGAGTGCGGTCGGTTGTTCCAGAGCAGGCCCAGATGTTCCCAGATGTTCCCTCCCTGGAAGCGGCCCTGGGTCACtccagagagaaggaggggactTCCTCTGAGCTACGAGTTCCTCTGGGCCTCCAGCGCAGGGAGAAGAAGGGTTCAGCCTCACATGGAGATCATCCCGGGCGCCCTGTCACTGTTGGTTTAGTGACCAGGCAGATGATCAGACCAGTACAGTGGAGGTCAGACCAGTACAGTGGAGGTCAGACCCA TACAGTGGAGGTCAGACCAGTACAGTGGAGGTCAGGCCAGTACAGTGGAG GTCAGACCAGTACAGTGGAGGTCAGACCAGTACAGTGGAGGTCAGACCAGTACAGTGGAGGTCCGACCCAGGCCTGCGTCCTTCCCTCCAGAGGAGCTCTCTGCTGTACCCCAGACCTGTGGGGGCCCAGGGCCGACCCACTGGTTTGTAGgtag
- the LOC132473902 gene encoding uncharacterized protein LOC132473902 isoform X44 yields MSSSCLCSCLHPASVFMSSSCLCSCLHPASVHVFILPLFMSSPCLCSCLHPASVFMSSSCLCSCLHPASVLMSSPRLCSCLHPASVHVFTLPLFMSSPCLCSCLHPTSLFMSSPYLSVHVFILPLFMSSSCLCSCLHPASVHVFILPLFMSSSCLCSCYLPAAPAYFYRFYGVFSWKARRSLACLAPMPHAGSPPPPFGGHPRVPGSRRGHRLLPLVFGWRLQQLSLGVRSVVPEQAQMFPDVPSLEAALGHSREKEGTSSELRVPLGLQRREKKGSASHGDHPGRPVTVGLVTRQMIRPVQWRSDQYSGGQTHTVEVRPVQWRSGQYSGGQTQYSGGPTQACVLPSRGALCCTPDLWGPRADPLVCR; encoded by the exons ATGTCTTCatcctgcctctgttcatgtcttcaccctgc CTCCGTGTTCATGTCTTCatcctgcctctgttcatgtcttcaccctgcctctgttcatgtcttcatcctgcctctgttcatgtcttcaccctgcctctgttcatgtcTTCACCCTGCCTCCGTGTTCATGTCTTCatcctgcctctgttcatgtcTTCACCCTGCCTCCGTGTTGATGTCTTCACCCCGCCTCTGTTCATGTCTTCatcctgcctctgttcatgtcttcaccctgcctctgttcatgtcttcaccctgcctctgttcatgtcTTCACCCTACCTCCCTGTTCATGTCTTCACCCTACCTCTCTGTTCATGTCTTCatcctgcctctgttcatgtcttcatcctgcctctgttcatgtcttcatcctgcctctgttcatgtcttcatcctgcctctgttcatgtcttcatcctgcctctgttcatgttATCTTCCTGCCGCCCCTGCATATTTTTACCGGTTTTATGGAGTGTTTTCATGGAAGGCCAGGAGGAGCCTGGCTTGTTTGGCCCCGATGCCGCACGCAGGGAGCCCTCCACCCCCATTCGGAGGTCACCCCAGGGTGCCAGGGTCACGCAGAGGTCACCGTCTCCTCCCTCTGGTGTTTGGCTGGAGGCTGCAGCAGCTCTCTCTCGGAGTGCGGTCGGTTGTTCCAGAGCAGGCCCAGATGTTCCCAGATGTTCCCTCCCTGGAAGCGGCCCTGGGTCACtccagagagaaggaggggactTCCTCTGAGCTACGAGTTCCTCTGGGCCTCCAGCGCAGGGAGAAGAAGGGTTCAGCCTCACATGGAGATCATCCCGGGCGCCCTGTCACTGTTGGTTTAGTGACCAGGCAGATGATCAGACCAGTACAGTGGAGGTCAGACCAGTACAGTGGAGGTCAGACCCA TACAGTGGAGGTCAGACCAGTACAGTGGAGGTCAGGCCAGTACAGTGGAGGTCAGACCCAGTAcagtggag GTCCGACCCAGGCCTGCGTCCTTCCCTCCAGAGGAGCTCTCTGCTGTACCCCAGACCTGTGGGGGCCCAGGGCCGACCCACTGGTTTGTAGgtag
- the LOC132473902 gene encoding uncharacterized protein LOC132473902 isoform X20, with product MSSSCLCSCLHPASVFMSSSCLCSCLHPASVHVFILPLFMSSPCLCSCLHPASVFMSSSCLCSCLHPASVLMSSPRLCSCLHPASVHVFTLPLFMSSPCLCSCLHPTSLFMSSPYLSVHVFILPLFMSSSCLCSCLHPASVHVFILPLFMSSSCLCSCYLPAAPAYFYRFYGVFSWKARRSLACLAPMPHAGSPPPPFGGHPRVPGSRRGHRLLPLVFGWRLQQLSLGVRSVVPEQAQMFPDVPSLEAALGHSREKEGTSSELRVPLGLQRREKKGSASHGDHPGRPVTVGLVTRQMIRPVQWRSDQYSGGQTHTVEVRPVQWRSGQYSGGQTQYSGGQTSTVEVRPVQWRSDQYSGGPTQACVLPSRGALCCTPDLWGPRADPLVCR from the exons ATGTCTTCatcctgcctctgttcatgtcttcaccctgc CTCCGTGTTCATGTCTTCatcctgcctctgttcatgtcttcaccctgcctctgttcatgtcttcatcctgcctctgttcatgtcttcaccctgcctctgttcatgtcTTCACCCTGCCTCCGTGTTCATGTCTTCatcctgcctctgttcatgtcTTCACCCTGCCTCCGTGTTGATGTCTTCACCCCGCCTCTGTTCATGTCTTCatcctgcctctgttcatgtcttcaccctgcctctgttcatgtcttcaccctgcctctgttcatgtcTTCACCCTACCTCCCTGTTCATGTCTTCACCCTACCTCTCTGTTCATGTCTTCatcctgcctctgttcatgtcttcatcctgcctctgttcatgtcttcatcctgcctctgttcatgtcttcatcctgcctctgttcatgtcttcatcctgcctctgttcatgttATCTTCCTGCCGCCCCTGCATATTTTTACCGGTTTTATGGAGTGTTTTCATGGAAGGCCAGGAGGAGCCTGGCTTGTTTGGCCCCGATGCCGCACGCAGGGAGCCCTCCACCCCCATTCGGAGGTCACCCCAGGGTGCCAGGGTCACGCAGAGGTCACCGTCTCCTCCCTCTGGTGTTTGGCTGGAGGCTGCAGCAGCTCTCTCTCGGAGTGCGGTCGGTTGTTCCAGAGCAGGCCCAGATGTTCCCAGATGTTCCCTCCCTGGAAGCGGCCCTGGGTCACtccagagagaaggaggggactTCCTCTGAGCTACGAGTTCCTCTGGGCCTCCAGCGCAGGGAGAAGAAGGGTTCAGCCTCACATGGAGATCATCCCGGGCGCCCTGTCACTGTTGGTTTAGTGACCAGGCAGATGATCAGACCAGTACAGTGGAGGTCAGACCAGTACAGTGGAGGTCAGACCCA TACAGTGGAGGTCAGACCAGTACAGTGGAGGTCAGGCCAGTACAGTGGAGGTCAGACCCAGTAcagtggag GTCAGACCAGTACAGTGGAGGTCAGACCAGTACAGTGGAGGTCAGACCAGTACAGTGGAGGTCCGACCCAGGCCTGCGTCCTTCCCTCCAGAGGAGCTCTCTGCTGTACCCCAGACCTGTGGGGGCCCAGGGCCGACCCACTGGTTTGTAGgtag